In a genomic window of Planctomycetaceae bacterium:
- a CDS encoding DUF1851 domain-containing protein: MPITMNDLTISPKGIDMDSLLSDWTWVMPEPLRPVLLTAMGDAFAQGESGAVYFVDTVGGDIRVVADDGASFQSLLRNSQFVSDHMFPSRIGQFRNAGMKLGPGQVYSHKQLLVLGGDDDIENVEVADVSVHISIHGQVHRQVKDLPDGAQISEIRIL; this comes from the coding sequence ATGCCGATCACAATGAACGACCTGACTATCAGCCCAAAGGGCATTGATATGGATTCGCTTCTATCGGATTGGACATGGGTAATGCCTGAGCCACTGCGTCCGGTTCTGCTCACCGCGATGGGCGATGCGTTTGCACAAGGCGAGTCTGGTGCTGTCTACTTTGTGGACACTGTCGGAGGCGATATTCGGGTCGTTGCTGACGACGGGGCCTCATTTCAGTCGTTGCTTCGGAACAGTCAGTTCGTTTCAGACCACATGTTTCCATCACGAATTGGGCAGTTTCGTAATGCCGGGATGAAGCTGGGGCCGGGACAAGTCTACAGTCACAAACAATTACTCGTCCTGGGTGGAGATGACGACATCGAGAATGTCGAAGTCGCCGACGTCAGCGTTCACATCAGTATTCACGGCCAGGTGCACCGACAGGTTAAAGATCTGCCGGACGGCGCGCAGATCTCCGAAATCAGGATCTTGTAA
- a CDS encoding APC family permease: MSPDSNQSTDSSGIGILGAAAIGVGGMVGGGIFAVLGTAVGLAGGGTPIAFGLAGLIALLTSYSYAKLSVRYPASGGTLVFLDQAFGVNVLTGTLNVSLWLSYLVTIALYASAFGSYAMTFFPNATSVWKHAFVSAAIILPALINLLNSAIVSKSETVVVVVKLILLAIVIVAGAPHVQLDRLQVSTWSDPLSMFVAGMVIFVAYEGFELIANAAADVRQPAYTLPRAYFGCVTFVVLLYVLVAVVTVGSVSESTISNAKDYALAAAARPALGHAGFVLVAVSALLATFSAINATIYGNARLGFAIARDGELPEMLERKVWSRPLAGVLLTTGLSLLLANGVDLQAIAIMGSAGFLLIFAAVNAAAFRLATEVSGNRFIPALATLSCFAALVALLSNTYQTDPTALWVFVAMMVGSLLFELIYPRIVRRTKRQLVPAPSASN, encoded by the coding sequence ATGTCGCCAGACTCGAATCAATCAACAGACTCATCCGGGATTGGGATTCTCGGGGCGGCCGCCATTGGAGTGGGCGGCATGGTTGGTGGAGGAATATTTGCTGTCCTGGGAACTGCTGTTGGTCTGGCGGGGGGAGGCACGCCGATTGCTTTTGGGCTGGCTGGCCTGATCGCGCTCCTGACTTCGTACTCCTATGCGAAGTTGTCCGTCCGGTATCCTGCTTCAGGTGGCACGCTTGTGTTTCTCGATCAGGCATTCGGCGTCAATGTGCTGACCGGCACGCTTAATGTGTCCTTGTGGTTAAGCTACCTGGTCACAATAGCGCTGTATGCGTCGGCATTTGGTTCATACGCGATGACATTTTTTCCGAATGCCACTTCTGTATGGAAGCACGCCTTCGTCAGTGCCGCCATCATCCTTCCGGCTTTGATTAATCTTCTGAATTCTGCCATTGTCAGTAAGTCGGAAACCGTTGTGGTAGTGGTGAAACTGATCCTGCTGGCCATTGTCATCGTTGCGGGTGCACCGCACGTTCAGCTCGACAGGCTTCAGGTGTCCACGTGGTCTGACCCACTTTCAATGTTTGTGGCCGGAATGGTGATTTTCGTGGCTTACGAAGGGTTCGAACTGATTGCAAATGCGGCTGCAGACGTTCGCCAACCAGCGTACACTCTACCGCGAGCATATTTTGGCTGTGTGACTTTTGTTGTACTGTTGTACGTGCTGGTTGCTGTCGTGACAGTGGGGTCTGTGAGTGAGTCGACAATCTCAAATGCGAAAGACTACGCGCTGGCGGCAGCAGCCAGGCCTGCGTTGGGGCATGCGGGATTTGTACTGGTGGCGGTGTCGGCACTGCTCGCGACTTTTTCTGCCATCAATGCAACCATTTATGGTAATGCCAGGCTTGGCTTTGCTATTGCCCGGGACGGTGAGTTACCGGAGATGCTTGAACGCAAAGTGTGGAGTCGCCCGCTGGCCGGAGTACTGTTGACGACGGGGCTGTCATTGCTGCTTGCAAACGGTGTTGACCTTCAGGCAATTGCCATCATGGGCAGCGCTGGCTTCTTGTTGATTTTTGCTGCCGTGAATGCAGCTGCATTTCGTCTGGCCACTGAAGTCAGTGGCAACCGTTTCATTCCCGCATTGGCGACCCTGTCATGCTTTGCCGCACTCGTTGCGTTACTCAGCAATACTTACCAAACTGATCCGACGGCCCTTTGGGTCTTTGTCGCGATGATGGTTGGTTCGCTGCTGTTCGAACTGATCTACCCTCGCATCGTACGTCGGACAAAACGACAGCTTGTACCTGCACCATCCGCTTCGAATTAG
- a CDS encoding methyltransferase domain-containing protein, translating into MTESSARKFYDRISHAYDLIADGGEHVAREKGLDLLDVRKGESVLEIGFGTGHSLIALADLVGDEGHVTGIDISTGMRDVAAQRVADAKLEHRVDLNVATVPPIPPNLGPFDVISMSFTLELFALETIPHVLAECRRVLRPGGRLGVVSMATVEPGKSESILERTYIWMHNHFPHIVDCQPIPLESYLQDAGFTITKGERIDLFTMPVAIAVAT; encoded by the coding sequence ATGACCGAAAGCTCAGCCAGAAAGTTCTATGATCGCATCAGTCACGCGTATGATTTGATCGCCGATGGTGGAGAGCATGTTGCCCGCGAGAAAGGACTTGACCTTCTGGATGTCAGAAAAGGCGAATCCGTTTTGGAGATCGGTTTTGGCACCGGCCATTCACTGATTGCTCTGGCTGATTTGGTCGGCGATGAAGGGCATGTGACTGGAATTGATATCTCCACAGGAATGCGTGACGTGGCAGCACAGCGGGTGGCCGACGCAAAGCTTGAACATCGGGTCGATCTGAACGTCGCAACCGTACCTCCGATTCCTCCAAACCTCGGGCCGTTCGATGTGATTTCCATGAGCTTCACGCTTGAACTGTTTGCCCTGGAAACCATCCCACATGTGTTGGCTGAATGTCGGCGTGTGTTACGGCCAGGTGGTCGGCTTGGCGTCGTGAGCATGGCGACGGTCGAGCCCGGGAAAAGTGAAAGCATTCTGGAACGGACGTATATCTGGATGCACAACCATTTCCCGCATATCGTCGATTGCCAGCCGATTCCTCTGGAGTCTTACCTGCAGGATGCGGGTTTCACGATCACGAAGGGTGAGCGAATTGATTTGTTCACGATGCCGGTCGCGATCGCTGTGGCAACTTAG
- a CDS encoding SBBP repeat-containing protein: MSRSEGHGALYGTETAACEIVFGEWTKYRGIHNSCVRLHFTYRGLAVAFSCCCKWIFLRATKFFRIATVGVLLHSSLNGGETELQFVRLLGGAGPEDTARAVAVDQSGCIYVAGGTRSQDFPTTSGVIQERFASGGTSLGANGEMDAFITKLSPTGTVLWSTFLGGPNYDRIYSIRIGNDQSIYVAGRAGEGFPTTPGTLQPRFAGDNQLVNRGYGKQDGFVAKLSPDGAQLQWSTYFGTPGPSIIRDMVLDRNGDVYVTMIELKTSSPYITDNAIVSKPIDGRESLVAKISGDGQRVLWCTYLAGNGVDLATSLAVDSNNRLIVAGSTQSSDFPVTAGAFQTTLKGSMDGFVTAFSSDGELEYSTYIGGSDIDGGTSKHAVAVDQENRAWIIGFTQSTDFPVTPGAFQTSNHGALTGAWRMTADRFVAIVSADGSRVEAATYLGGGARDGGEGIVIDRQGNGWLTGFTFSSDFPTTPDAIQSEYRGAPKLRNPYSGGGDATITAFTDRLGPPVYSTLMGGTGEDMLRACAAGPDGGIICVGTTRSNDWTPGLRSSDRRIGPDEIVVVSVRRE; encoded by the coding sequence ATGTCGCGTTCTGAGGGCCATGGTGCTTTGTACGGGACCGAAACGGCAGCGTGTGAAATTGTCTTTGGAGAATGGACGAAGTATCGAGGCATCCACAATTCCTGCGTACGCCTTCACTTTACTTACAGGGGCCTGGCCGTGGCTTTTTCATGTTGCTGCAAATGGATCTTTTTACGAGCGACAAAATTCTTCCGTATCGCGACTGTTGGAGTTCTGCTGCACAGTTCTTTGAACGGTGGTGAGACGGAACTGCAATTCGTGAGGCTGCTTGGCGGAGCCGGGCCGGAGGATACCGCGCGGGCGGTTGCTGTGGACCAAAGCGGATGCATCTACGTTGCCGGAGGAACTCGATCGCAGGACTTCCCGACGACATCCGGTGTGATCCAGGAACGGTTTGCCAGCGGCGGAACATCGCTTGGGGCAAATGGCGAGATGGATGCGTTTATCACGAAGTTGTCGCCGACAGGGACTGTTCTCTGGTCAACATTCCTGGGTGGGCCAAACTATGATCGAATCTATTCGATTCGTATTGGCAACGACCAGAGTATCTACGTTGCAGGCCGCGCTGGTGAAGGATTTCCGACGACACCTGGCACGCTTCAGCCGAGGTTTGCCGGAGACAACCAGCTTGTGAATCGAGGATATGGAAAGCAGGATGGTTTTGTGGCCAAGTTGTCGCCGGATGGGGCTCAACTGCAGTGGTCTACTTACTTCGGGACTCCAGGTCCATCCATCATTCGCGACATGGTCCTGGATCGCAATGGCGACGTTTATGTGACGATGATCGAACTTAAGACGTCCTCCCCCTACATCACCGACAACGCGATTGTCAGCAAGCCCATTGATGGACGGGAAAGTCTTGTGGCGAAGATTTCCGGAGATGGTCAACGAGTGCTTTGGTGTACTTATCTGGCGGGTAATGGTGTCGATCTCGCAACTTCTCTGGCCGTCGACAGCAACAATCGTTTGATTGTTGCCGGTTCCACTCAGTCGAGTGATTTTCCGGTCACTGCAGGCGCGTTTCAGACAACGCTTAAGGGATCGATGGACGGCTTTGTGACAGCCTTTTCTTCGGACGGGGAGCTTGAGTACTCCACTTATATCGGCGGTTCCGACATTGATGGAGGCACCAGTAAACATGCGGTGGCGGTCGATCAGGAGAACCGCGCCTGGATCATTGGTTTCACTCAATCCACCGACTTTCCAGTGACGCCCGGAGCATTTCAAACGTCCAATCATGGAGCTCTGACGGGTGCCTGGCGAATGACGGCTGATCGTTTCGTCGCCATTGTTTCAGCCGACGGAAGTCGAGTCGAAGCGGCGACTTATCTCGGCGGTGGTGCTCGCGACGGGGGAGAGGGAATCGTGATCGATCGACAGGGGAACGGTTGGCTGACAGGCTTTACATTTTCATCTGACTTCCCCACAACACCGGATGCGATTCAGTCCGAATATCGAGGTGCACCAAAGCTTCGCAATCCATACAGTGGCGGTGGCGACGCAACTATTACGGCTTTTACGGACAGGCTTGGACCCCCTGTCTATTCAACGCTGATGGGCGGAACCGGGGAAGACATGCTGCGAGCCTGTGCGGCAGGTCCCGACGGTGGCATCATTTGCGTCGGCACCACGCGATCGAACGACTGGACGCCTGGTTTACGTTCAAGCGATCGACGAATCGGGCCCGATGAAATCGTCGTTGTTTCCGTTCGACGTGAATGA
- a CDS encoding DUF817 domain-containing protein encodes MNRLLQELDRRLMDATVRPNLVGLRRFLVEFWFFGIKEARACLFVVLFFAAVFGVPREGVLGIARYDLLFLIALSIQFWMLRAKLETWDEVKAITLFHLIGLGLEVFKTSSPIRSWSYPDAGYFKFMGVPLFSGFMYAGVGSYLIQAWRLFDIRIRHHPPYWMATAVAALIYLNFFTHHFIPDYRWQIAFFAMGLYARATCIFRPLDRDRKMPLLLSFVLIGFFVWLAENISTFFSIWLYPNQLGGWAAVHVGKWTSWSLLVIMTFTIVAHLKHIKESINVPD; translated from the coding sequence ATGAACCGGCTGCTTCAGGAACTCGATCGCCGCCTCATGGATGCAACTGTGCGTCCAAACCTGGTCGGCCTGCGACGGTTTCTTGTCGAATTCTGGTTCTTCGGGATCAAGGAAGCGCGAGCCTGCCTTTTCGTCGTGCTGTTCTTTGCTGCGGTTTTCGGTGTTCCACGAGAGGGAGTTCTGGGAATTGCACGTTACGATCTGCTGTTTCTGATCGCTCTGTCGATCCAGTTCTGGATGCTGCGGGCAAAGCTGGAAACGTGGGATGAGGTGAAGGCAATCACACTTTTCCACTTGATCGGTCTTGGCCTCGAGGTCTTTAAGACGTCGAGCCCCATCCGTTCATGGAGCTACCCTGACGCTGGTTACTTCAAATTCATGGGAGTGCCCCTGTTTTCGGGGTTCATGTACGCAGGTGTCGGCAGCTACCTCATTCAGGCCTGGAGGCTGTTCGACATTCGAATTCGCCATCACCCCCCTTACTGGATGGCCACCGCCGTCGCAGCGCTGATCTATCTGAATTTCTTCACTCACCATTTCATTCCTGACTATCGTTGGCAGATCGCCTTCTTCGCTATGGGACTCTACGCGCGGGCCACCTGCATTTTCCGCCCCCTTGATCGCGACCGCAAGATGCCGTTGCTACTGTCATTCGTGCTGATCGGATTCTTTGTCTGGCTTGCCGAAAACATCAGCACCTTCTTCAGCATCTGGTTGTATCCCAATCAGTTGGGCGGCTGGGCGGCCGTACACGTCGGAAAATGGACGTCATGGTCGCTGCTGGTCATTATGACTTTCACAATTGTCGCCCATCTAAAACACATCAAAGAATCCATCAACGTGCCCGATTGA
- the rpsR gene encoding 30S ribosomal protein S18 — MATISRADLKKLRKRRARLKKKKMSCQFTVGGEVPRPVYVDYKDLRTLRNLIDREGRIVPRRRTGTSALYQRAVRTAVLRARFIGLLPYVAEE; from the coding sequence ATGGCAACGATTTCCCGCGCAGATCTGAAGAAGCTTCGCAAACGCCGTGCTCGTCTGAAGAAAAAGAAGATGAGCTGTCAGTTCACCGTTGGAGGTGAAGTTCCACGTCCGGTTTATGTGGATTACAAGGACCTGCGAACGCTTCGGAATTTGATTGATCGAGAAGGTCGCATCGTTCCGCGTCGCCGCACCGGCACAAGTGCACTCTATCAACGGGCTGTGCGAACCGCTGTCCTGCGGGCACGATTTATTGGCCTGCTGCCCTACGTAGCAGAAGAGTAG
- the mog gene encoding molybdopterin adenylyltransferase gives MNPLDNQLTATIGIVTVSDRASQGVYEDRGGPAIQAYLSKVLSTPFHAISRIIEDDRTKVALTLKELADQHKCCLIITTGGTGPAIRDVTPEATEDVCQKLMPGFGELMRKVSLEKVPTAILSRQTAGIRGKSLIVNLPGQPKAIAECLDAVFPAIPYCIDLIGGPSLQTNPEVLTAFRPKPK, from the coding sequence ATGAACCCACTCGACAATCAGTTAACCGCGACGATTGGCATTGTTACCGTCTCGGATCGGGCCAGTCAGGGTGTTTACGAGGATCGAGGCGGTCCAGCCATTCAGGCTTACCTCTCCAAAGTTCTTTCGACACCGTTCCACGCGATCTCTCGAATTATCGAAGATGACCGCACGAAGGTTGCACTCACTCTGAAGGAACTTGCAGACCAGCACAAATGCTGTCTTATTATTACGACAGGTGGCACAGGACCAGCAATTCGGGACGTAACTCCTGAAGCAACCGAGGATGTTTGTCAAAAACTTATGCCTGGATTCGGCGAACTCATGCGGAAGGTCTCGCTGGAAAAAGTCCCCACGGCCATCCTCAGCAGACAAACGGCAGGAATTCGGGGAAAAAGCCTCATCGTCAATCTGCCCGGCCAGCCCAAAGCCATTGCGGAATGCCTGGACGCTGTTTTTCCCGCAATACCCTATTGCATCGACCTGATCGGCGGCCCTTCCCTTCAGACCAATCCGGAAGTCCTGACCGCATTTCGCCCAAAACCAAAATAA
- a CDS encoding 2-oxoglutarate dehydrogenase E1 component translates to MSSQIPTSAPQFLDSSDQPNSPQGNSVDGQNLRSGSTVQLGTQNLDFAEEQFASYLRDRNSVSPDWRDYFDELSAGQEELTVEALQAPFHFESVFHRTIATGTGSKASPSPATASHTTILQERLDQLIRNYRVRGHIIAQIDPLNHVRPRPAELDPSFYGFSDEHMQMEFSTEWFGGPECRTLREMLAWLQTTYCRSIGAQFMHIDSLQVRAWLQDRMERTANRIRLTRDEQVRILKRLSDAVMFEEFVQKKYVGAKSFSLEGAESLIPLLDMAIERAGSQGIELIVMGMAHRGRLNVLANIMGKDPKKIFREFEDCDPELKMGRGDVKYHLGYSSDWKTAEGRNVHLTLCFNPSHLEFVNPVALGRLRAKQDHDGDFERRNSCVILIHGDAAFAGEGVVQETLNLSELPGYQTGGTVHIIVNNQVGFTTSPSESRSCTYATDVARMLQIPIFHVNGEDPEAVAQVVQLAMDFRAKFHRDVIIDMYCFRRRGHNEGDEPSFTQPTMYQVIRSRETAFERYLKSLLSLRELTSEEADEIVARRAQLLEDELAEARKTEYQYLEDTGGGVWKEFFGGPVGKADVVDTSVSLSELQRVVRTLNSPPDGFTPHPRLVRMLEQRIEMAEGGKSFDWGAAEMAALGTLVGEGVRLRFSGQDVRRGTFSHRHAGLYDNKDGRVWIGLQSLAERPEYVEIHNSPLSEAGVLGFEYGYSLDSPYGLVIWEAQFGDFVNVAQVIIDQFISSAEDKWRRLSGLVMLLPHGFEGQGPEHSSARLERFLQQAAEDNMQICNPTTPANYFHLLRRQTLRKWKKPLIVMTPKSLLRHKDAVSPVSDFTSGSFHEVLADPLAPDPAKVKRVLICSGKVYYDLAGYRDEQQRDDVAIIRLEQLYPFPETALDEVLSQYSDDAQIVWVQEEPANMGAWGFLRYRFGNTLLNKYSYIGVSRPESASPATGSGTSHKIEQQVILKEAFAVQ, encoded by the coding sequence ATGTCATCCCAAATTCCGACATCCGCACCACAGTTTCTGGACTCTTCAGATCAGCCGAATTCGCCTCAGGGCAATTCCGTGGATGGACAGAATCTCAGATCCGGTTCGACCGTTCAGCTGGGGACGCAGAATCTGGACTTTGCAGAGGAGCAGTTCGCGAGTTACCTGCGGGACCGGAATTCTGTTTCGCCCGATTGGCGCGATTATTTCGACGAGCTGAGCGCGGGGCAGGAAGAACTGACGGTTGAGGCACTCCAGGCTCCGTTCCATTTCGAGAGTGTATTTCATCGGACAATTGCTACGGGTACGGGTTCGAAAGCCTCCCCGTCTCCCGCTACGGCTTCGCACACGACGATTCTTCAGGAACGGCTTGACCAGCTGATTCGTAATTACCGGGTTCGAGGCCACATCATCGCACAGATTGATCCCCTGAATCATGTGCGCCCCCGACCGGCCGAACTGGATCCGTCATTCTACGGATTCAGCGACGAACACATGCAGATGGAGTTCTCGACGGAATGGTTTGGTGGTCCGGAATGCCGAACTCTGCGGGAAATGCTGGCGTGGTTACAGACAACGTACTGTCGTTCAATTGGTGCACAGTTCATGCACATCGACAGTTTGCAGGTCAGGGCGTGGCTGCAGGATCGAATGGAACGCACCGCGAATCGCATACGTTTGACGCGCGATGAACAGGTCCGGATCCTGAAGCGGCTCAGCGATGCCGTCATGTTCGAAGAATTTGTCCAGAAGAAGTACGTCGGTGCCAAGAGCTTTTCGCTGGAAGGCGCGGAAAGTCTGATTCCCCTGCTCGACATGGCGATTGAGCGTGCCGGCAGTCAGGGTATCGAACTGATCGTCATGGGTATGGCCCATCGAGGTCGGCTGAATGTTCTGGCAAACATCATGGGAAAGGATCCCAAGAAGATCTTTCGGGAATTCGAAGACTGTGATCCCGAATTGAAGATGGGGCGTGGTGATGTGAAGTATCACCTGGGATACAGTTCCGACTGGAAGACGGCTGAGGGCAGGAATGTCCATCTCACGTTGTGTTTTAATCCCAGCCATCTGGAATTTGTGAATCCGGTGGCACTCGGGCGACTGCGTGCGAAGCAGGATCATGATGGCGACTTTGAACGCCGAAACAGCTGCGTCATTTTGATTCATGGTGACGCTGCATTTGCGGGAGAAGGGGTCGTTCAGGAAACATTAAACCTGAGTGAATTGCCTGGATACCAGACCGGCGGAACAGTCCACATTATCGTGAACAATCAGGTTGGCTTTACGACGTCACCTTCGGAATCGCGTTCGTGCACATACGCAACCGATGTGGCCCGTATGCTGCAGATTCCCATCTTCCACGTGAACGGCGAAGATCCGGAAGCCGTGGCACAGGTGGTTCAGCTGGCGATGGATTTCCGGGCGAAGTTTCATCGCGATGTCATCATCGACATGTACTGTTTCCGCCGTCGTGGACATAACGAAGGGGACGAACCATCCTTCACTCAGCCGACGATGTACCAGGTGATCCGCAGTCGCGAAACTGCATTTGAACGCTATCTGAAGTCCCTGCTGTCGCTTCGTGAATTGACCAGCGAAGAGGCGGACGAGATTGTGGCTCGTCGCGCTCAGTTACTTGAAGACGAACTGGCTGAAGCGCGGAAGACCGAATACCAGTATCTGGAGGATACCGGCGGTGGTGTGTGGAAGGAATTCTTCGGTGGCCCGGTCGGCAAGGCGGATGTTGTCGACACGTCTGTTTCGCTCTCTGAGTTACAGAGAGTCGTCCGGACACTGAATTCGCCTCCTGACGGATTTACCCCGCATCCACGTCTTGTTCGTATGCTCGAACAACGGATTGAAATGGCCGAAGGTGGCAAATCGTTCGACTGGGGAGCTGCAGAAATGGCTGCCCTGGGGACGCTTGTCGGAGAGGGCGTTCGCCTTCGGTTCAGCGGTCAGGACGTGCGCCGAGGCACGTTCAGTCATCGACATGCTGGCTTGTATGACAATAAGGATGGACGTGTCTGGATTGGTTTGCAATCTCTCGCAGAACGACCGGAGTATGTGGAGATTCACAACAGTCCGTTGTCCGAGGCCGGGGTGCTGGGTTTTGAGTACGGCTACAGTCTTGATTCACCGTACGGCCTCGTAATCTGGGAGGCCCAATTCGGGGATTTCGTGAATGTCGCTCAGGTGATTATTGACCAGTTTATCAGCAGTGCGGAGGACAAGTGGCGACGGCTGAGCGGCCTCGTGATGCTGTTGCCACACGGCTTTGAAGGTCAGGGCCCGGAACATTCGAGTGCACGGCTGGAGCGTTTTCTGCAGCAAGCCGCTGAAGATAACATGCAGATCTGCAATCCGACGACCCCGGCCAACTACTTCCATCTGCTGCGACGTCAAACGCTCCGAAAATGGAAGAAACCCCTTATCGTGATGACACCGAAAAGCCTGCTTCGTCACAAGGACGCAGTGTCTCCGGTTTCTGATTTCACGAGTGGCTCCTTTCACGAAGTGCTGGCCGATCCCCTTGCCCCGGATCCGGCGAAAGTCAAACGCGTACTCATCTGTTCGGGAAAAGTGTACTACGATTTGGCTGGCTATCGCGACGAGCAGCAACGCGACGACGTCGCCATCATTCGACTCGAACAGCTGTACCCGTTTCCCGAGACTGCTCTGGACGAGGTTCTGTCGCAGTACTCCGATGATGCTCAAATCGTTTGGGTACAGGAAGAGCCAGCCAATATGGGGGCTTGGGGCTTTCTGCGTTACCGGTTCGGAAACACATTGCTGAATAAGTATTCTTACATTGGGGTGAGTCGTCCCGAGTCTGCCAGTCCGGCAACGGGCTCCGGCACCAGCCACAAGATCGAACAACAGGTCATTTTGAAAGAGGCATTTGCAGTTCAATGA
- the odhB gene encoding 2-oxoglutarate dehydrogenase complex dihydrolipoyllysine-residue succinyltransferase: MSNSQPEVEIRVPAVGESISEVFIGEWYAPEGTFVELDANVVGLETDKATFDVPASTAGVVSKILKQAGETANVGDVIGYIQPSAAPAAGSAPSTSAPAAGASPSKQSNASGGKDSGHVMPAAERLMAENKMAAGSVQGTGPGGRVLKEDVVRQIQSGGPATSVGLRETKTVPLSPIRQTIAQRLVSAQQTAALLTTFNEVDMSSVKRLRESYKDLFEKKYGIKLGFMSFFVRAVVSGLQAFPQINAQMEGKHLVHHNYCDIGIAVGGGKGLVVPVLRNAENLSFADIELAIVEFARKAKNNQLSLDELEGGTFTITNGGVYGSLLSTPIVNPPQSGVLGMHGIFDRPVAVNGEVVIRPMMYIALTYDHRVVDGREAVSFLKHVKDMIEDPTRLVLEV, from the coding sequence ATGAGCAACTCACAACCAGAAGTTGAAATCCGCGTCCCAGCGGTTGGCGAATCGATCTCTGAAGTTTTCATCGGCGAATGGTATGCGCCTGAGGGAACGTTTGTGGAGTTGGATGCAAATGTCGTTGGCCTTGAAACTGACAAAGCCACTTTCGATGTTCCCGCATCAACGGCCGGCGTCGTTTCAAAGATTCTGAAACAGGCGGGCGAAACTGCCAATGTGGGTGATGTCATTGGGTATATTCAGCCATCGGCAGCGCCAGCGGCCGGTAGCGCGCCGTCTACCAGTGCCCCGGCTGCGGGGGCAAGTCCATCGAAACAGTCGAATGCCTCAGGAGGCAAGGACAGTGGACACGTCATGCCAGCAGCCGAACGGCTGATGGCTGAGAACAAAATGGCTGCGGGTTCGGTGCAGGGAACGGGCCCGGGGGGCAGGGTGCTGAAGGAAGACGTTGTTCGCCAGATTCAGTCGGGTGGACCTGCAACTTCCGTCGGTCTTCGTGAGACAAAAACTGTTCCGCTCAGTCCAATTCGACAGACGATTGCCCAGCGCCTCGTCAGTGCACAACAGACTGCAGCCCTGCTGACCACTTTCAACGAAGTGGATATGTCCAGCGTAAAACGACTGCGCGAATCTTACAAAGATCTGTTCGAAAAGAAGTATGGCATTAAGCTTGGTTTCATGTCGTTCTTTGTTCGAGCCGTGGTAAGCGGTCTTCAGGCGTTTCCTCAGATCAATGCTCAGATGGAAGGCAAGCATCTGGTGCACCACAACTACTGTGACATTGGAATTGCCGTAGGTGGTGGAAAGGGACTTGTTGTTCCCGTGTTGCGAAATGCGGAAAACCTGAGCTTTGCGGACATCGAACTGGCAATCGTGGAGTTTGCACGCAAAGCGAAGAATAATCAGTTGTCACTGGATGAACTGGAAGGTGGCACATTCACCATCACAAATGGCGGGGTCTACGGTTCGTTGTTGTCCACGCCGATTGTCAATCCTCCACAAAGTGGTGTGCTGGGGATGCATGGCATCTTCGATCGCCCCGTTGCTGTCAATGGCGAAGTGGTGATCCGGCCAATGATGTACATCGCGTTAACCTATGACCATCGCGTTGTGGATGGTCGGGAAGCCGTTTCATTCCTGAAGCACGTCAAAGACATGATTGAGGATCCGACACGATTGGTTCTGGAAGTCTGA